A section of the Agromyces aurantiacus genome encodes:
- a CDS encoding Nramp family divalent metal transporter, translating to MTRIFAVALGILTAIGGFVDIGDLVTNAVVGSRFGLGLVWVVLVGVVGICVYAQMSGRVAAVSGRATFEVIRERLGPRAGLANLAASFLITLLTVTAEVGGVALALQLATSVGPGWWIPVAAFGVWIVVWRAKFDLLENVTGLLGLTLIVFAVALFMLAPDWGELASQALTPTIPDSEPVATYWYYAVALFGAAMTPYEVFFFSSGAIEERWTRKDLATSRANVLVGFPLGGLLSVAIAGCAAVVLLPQSISVTSLSQVVLPVAQAGGMLALSFAIVGILAATFGAALETTLSTGYTLAQYLGWSWGKFRRPAQAARFHVAMIVVLLIAVGVLATGVDPIAVTEISVVFSAVALPLTYLPILLVANDPEYMGKDVNGRGMNAIAMVYLVIIVVAALAAIPLMIVTGAGA from the coding sequence GTGACGCGCATCTTCGCCGTGGCCCTCGGCATCCTCACCGCGATCGGCGGGTTCGTCGACATCGGGGACCTCGTGACGAACGCCGTCGTCGGCTCGCGCTTCGGGCTGGGCCTCGTGTGGGTCGTGCTCGTCGGGGTCGTGGGCATCTGCGTGTACGCGCAGATGTCGGGCCGGGTCGCCGCGGTGAGCGGTCGCGCCACCTTCGAGGTGATCCGCGAGCGGCTCGGGCCGCGCGCCGGGCTCGCGAACCTCGCGGCATCGTTCCTCATCACGCTGCTCACCGTGACCGCGGAGGTCGGCGGCGTCGCGCTCGCGCTCCAGCTCGCGACCTCGGTCGGACCCGGGTGGTGGATCCCGGTCGCGGCCTTCGGGGTGTGGATCGTGGTCTGGCGCGCGAAGTTCGATCTGCTGGAGAACGTCACCGGCCTGCTCGGCCTGACGCTCATCGTCTTCGCCGTCGCGCTGTTCATGCTCGCGCCCGACTGGGGGGAGCTCGCCTCGCAGGCCCTCACGCCGACGATCCCCGACAGCGAGCCGGTCGCGACGTACTGGTACTACGCCGTCGCGCTGTTCGGCGCGGCGATGACCCCGTACGAGGTGTTCTTCTTCTCCTCCGGCGCGATCGAGGAACGCTGGACCCGCAAGGACCTCGCCACCTCGCGAGCGAACGTGCTCGTCGGCTTCCCGCTCGGCGGCCTGCTCTCGGTCGCGATCGCCGGGTGCGCGGCCGTGGTGCTGCTGCCGCAGTCGATCTCGGTGACCTCGCTCAGCCAGGTGGTGCTGCCCGTCGCCCAGGCGGGCGGCATGCTCGCGCTGAGCTTCGCGATCGTCGGGATCCTCGCGGCCACCTTCGGCGCCGCCCTCGAGACCACCCTCTCGACGGGGTACACGCTCGCGCAGTACCTCGGCTGGTCGTGGGGCAAGTTCCGACGTCCCGCGCAGGCCGCGCGCTTCCATGTCGCGATGATCGTCGTGCTGCTGATCGCCGTCGGGGTGCTCGCCACCGGCGTCGACCCGATCGCGGTCACGGAGATCTCCGTGGTCTTCTCCGCGGTCGCGCTCCCGCTGACGTACCTGCCGATCCTGCTCGTCGCGAACGACCCCGAGTACATGGGGAAGGACGTGAACGGCCGGGGCATGAACGCGATCGCGATGGTCTACCTCGTGATCATCGTCGTGGCGGCGCTCGCCGCCATCCCGCTGATGATCGTGACGGGGGCGGGCGCATGA
- a CDS encoding PRC-barrel domain-containing protein, giving the protein MILSELLGSEVVDAAGDRVGSVVDARFAIDGAPGQLLAAPRLVGLLVSPRSRTSMWGYERTGVSAPWPIAHYLRRVHRGLFLAAWADIARVDEGRVVLRTGFERHDPRLRTAAQGS; this is encoded by the coding sequence ATGATCCTCAGTGAGCTCCTCGGCAGCGAGGTCGTCGACGCGGCGGGCGATCGCGTCGGGTCGGTCGTCGACGCGCGGTTCGCCATCGACGGCGCGCCCGGCCAGCTGCTGGCCGCACCGCGGCTCGTGGGCCTGCTCGTGAGCCCGCGCAGCCGCACGTCGATGTGGGGCTACGAGCGCACCGGGGTGAGCGCGCCGTGGCCCATCGCGCACTACCTGCGCCGCGTGCACCGGGGCCTGTTCCTCGCGGCCTGGGCCGACATCGCGCGAGTCGACGAGGGGCGGGTCGTGCTGCGCACGGGGTTCGAACGTCACGACCCGCGGTTGCGCACCGCCGCCCAGGGGTCGTAG
- a CDS encoding DNA polymerase domain-containing protein yields MAAAKDDAELLEIEGHEVRVSHPGRVVFAEPGLTKLDLVRYYLAVADGALRGAGGRPMVLKRFVKGIGQEPFFQKRVPENHPEFIDTATLHYARGTSAEEAVIRDAAGLAWVVNLGCLDLNPHPVRAEDLDHPDELRVDLDPMPGVDWAQIVDVAMIARDVLADVGLTGWPKTSGSRGMHLLVRIEPQWTYPEVRLAAETLAREVERRAPGLATARWWKEERGESVFVDFNQNAKDRTVASAYSVRPLPDARVSTPLDWSEVPVRRPEEFTVPTVLERFADRGDPHAGIDGSAGRLDALLRLAEELGPAEKAPRGSGDGSGRRQSTMPLIEVARTETKPEALDALERWKSAHPTAVEHLSPADVMVDGMRGSSSLWYRVRVNLQHVPEGERPEQEALLVDYDPWAAVRNRGS; encoded by the coding sequence ATGGCCGCCGCGAAGGACGATGCCGAACTCCTCGAGATCGAGGGCCACGAGGTCCGCGTGAGCCATCCGGGTCGCGTCGTCTTCGCCGAACCCGGGCTCACCAAGCTCGACCTCGTCCGCTACTACCTCGCGGTGGCCGACGGTGCGCTCCGCGGTGCGGGCGGCCGCCCGATGGTGCTCAAACGCTTCGTCAAGGGCATCGGCCAGGAGCCGTTCTTCCAGAAGCGCGTGCCCGAGAACCATCCGGAGTTCATCGACACGGCCACGCTGCACTACGCGCGCGGCACGTCGGCCGAGGAGGCCGTGATCCGGGATGCCGCGGGGCTGGCGTGGGTCGTGAACCTCGGATGCCTCGACCTCAACCCGCACCCGGTGCGCGCCGAGGACCTCGACCACCCCGACGAGCTCCGGGTCGACCTCGATCCCATGCCCGGCGTGGACTGGGCGCAGATCGTCGACGTCGCGATGATCGCGCGCGACGTGCTCGCCGACGTCGGGCTCACCGGCTGGCCGAAGACGTCGGGATCGCGCGGCATGCACCTGCTCGTGCGCATCGAGCCGCAGTGGACCTACCCCGAGGTGCGCCTGGCGGCGGAGACGCTCGCGCGCGAGGTCGAGCGCCGGGCGCCGGGGCTCGCGACCGCGCGCTGGTGGAAGGAGGAGCGCGGCGAGAGCGTGTTCGTCGACTTCAACCAGAATGCGAAGGACCGCACGGTCGCGTCGGCGTACTCGGTGCGTCCGCTGCCCGACGCCCGCGTCTCGACCCCGCTCGACTGGAGCGAGGTGCCCGTGCGGCGGCCGGAGGAGTTCACGGTCCCGACCGTGCTCGAGCGGTTCGCCGACCGGGGCGACCCGCATGCCGGGATCGACGGGTCGGCCGGCCGCCTCGACGCGCTGCTGCGACTCGCCGAGGAGCTCGGCCCCGCGGAGAAGGCGCCCCGCGGCTCGGGCGACGGCTCGGGCCGCCGGCAGTCGACGATGCCGCTCATCGAGGTCGCCCGCACGGAGACCAAGCCCGAGGCGCTCGATGCGCTCGAGCGCTGGAAGTCGGCGCATCCGACGGCCGTGGAGCACCTCTCCCCTGCCGACGTCATGGTCGACGGGATGCGGGGGTCGAGCTCCCTCTGGTACCGCGTGCGCGTCAACCTCCAGCACGTGCCCGAGGGCGAGCGGCCAGAGCAGGAAGCGCTGCTGGTGGACTACGACCCCTGGGCGGCGGTGCGCAACCGCGGGTCGTGA
- a CDS encoding Hsp20/alpha crystallin family protein: MARNVIRFDPFAELGALQRQLFPEGMFSQSRRTAPITDIYTEGDDKLTVEAHLPGFGEGDIDVDVDQGALVIQAERHEKDEDKDKKKYVVRESSMSYYRRIELPEMADEESVSADFHNGVLKVTVPYKALPSPRKVSITTSGGAADQTATS; the protein is encoded by the coding sequence ATGGCCCGCAACGTCATCCGCTTCGACCCGTTCGCGGAACTGGGCGCGCTGCAGCGGCAACTGTTCCCGGAGGGGATGTTCTCGCAGTCGCGGCGCACGGCGCCGATCACCGACATCTACACGGAGGGCGACGACAAGCTCACGGTCGAGGCCCACCTGCCGGGCTTCGGCGAGGGCGACATCGATGTCGACGTCGACCAGGGTGCGCTCGTCATCCAGGCCGAGCGGCACGAGAAGGACGAGGACAAGGACAAGAAGAAGTACGTCGTGCGCGAAAGCAGCATGAGCTACTACCGCCGCATCGAGCTGCCCGAGATGGCCGATGAGGAGAGCGTGAGCGCCGACTTCCACAACGGCGTGCTCAAGGTGACGGTGCCGTACAAGGCGCTCCCATCGCCGCGCAAGGTGTCGATCACGACCAGCGGCGGCGCCGCCGACCAGACCGCGACGTCCTGA
- a CDS encoding BON domain-containing protein translates to MAGKYTDDEIQRWVEEELEWTPGLDSAGIGVSVVDGAVRLSGEVGDLSDRADAIRAAERVQGVTTVIDDLEVTVRGSREPDETELAHAVQREVAWVGSEPNSVRAEVHGRDVVLTGEVEFNFQRDSVRHAVARIPGVHSVESRIALRRRPSADDTAERIRRALVRHAIIDANHVDVQADGTTVRLTGFVSSYLERAQAEEAAWASPHVEHVENHLAVVP, encoded by the coding sequence ATGGCTGGAAAGTACACGGACGACGAGATCCAGCGGTGGGTCGAGGAGGAGCTCGAGTGGACGCCCGGGCTCGACTCCGCGGGCATCGGCGTCTCGGTGGTCGACGGCGCCGTGCGGCTCTCCGGCGAGGTGGGCGATCTCTCCGATCGCGCCGACGCCATCCGCGCCGCCGAACGCGTGCAGGGCGTCACGACCGTGATCGACGACCTCGAGGTGACCGTGCGGGGCTCCCGCGAGCCCGACGAGACCGAGCTGGCGCATGCCGTGCAGCGCGAGGTCGCGTGGGTCGGCTCGGAGCCCAACTCGGTGCGCGCCGAGGTGCACGGCCGCGACGTCGTGCTGACCGGCGAGGTCGAGTTCAACTTCCAGCGCGACAGCGTCCGGCACGCGGTGGCCCGGATCCCCGGGGTGCACTCCGTGGAGAGCCGCATCGCCCTGCGCCGGCGCCCGTCGGCGGACGACACGGCCGAGCGCATCCGCCGGGCGCTCGTGCGGCACGCGATCATCGACGCGAACCACGTCGACGTGCAGGCCGACGGCACGACGGTGCGGCTCACGGGGTTCGTCTCGTCGTACCTCGAGCGCGCGCAGGCCGAGGAGGCCGCGTGGGCGTCACCGCACGTCGAGCACGTCGAGAATCACCTCGCGGTCGTGCCCTGA
- a CDS encoding DUF7882 family protein, giving the protein MGTLYYSAAQYPIRIDDVTLTSLRVVIERRLDAGVGLTLSWSEAGFGRSTVWLHPTIPLRVHVDDPVAIAPDADAIDAMANEVEQSGGIVLPPDDEFWLREPPQGTTAR; this is encoded by the coding sequence ATGGGAACGCTGTACTACAGCGCCGCGCAGTACCCCATCAGGATCGACGACGTCACGCTGACGAGCCTGAGGGTCGTGATCGAGCGTCGCCTCGACGCCGGCGTGGGCCTGACGCTGTCGTGGTCGGAAGCGGGATTCGGGCGGTCGACCGTGTGGCTGCACCCGACGATCCCGCTCCGCGTGCACGTCGACGACCCCGTCGCCATCGCGCCGGATGCGGATGCGATCGACGCGATGGCGAACGAGGTGGAGCAGTCGGGCGGCATCGTGCTGCCGCCCGACGACGAGTTCTGGCTGCGCGAGCCGCCTCAGGGCACGACCGCGAGGTGA
- a CDS encoding cytochrome P450: MSGTRGSIPRSPAFDDTLAFVRSGYLYGTRRFRTLGADAFEARLGGRKAVVVHGREAASVFYEGDRFSRERAMPTSVQHLLQDEGSVQALEGLAHHHRKSMFMRMLDEPHVLRLVDEFDLQWARVRAEHAGHTVPLYDLGNLVLTRAALAWAGVPAGTVDDRELAGRLAAMVDAAATIGAPNWIARSRRRRAEAWAAALVADVRAGTVEAGEHTAIRMIADGSDHHGAPLPEEVAAVEVLNVLRPIVAVSRFLVFAVHALHTHPAWEPVLAEDAAAATRFANEVRRFYPFFPVIAGTARRDFDWHGRNFEPGERVILDLYATNHDPRNWAEPRRFLPERFERWDGDPNTLVPQGGGDAATGHRCPGEAATIALTARFARLAASRPFEVPEQDLRISLRHIPALPMDRMRVTMRA, from the coding sequence GTGAGCGGCACCCGAGGTTCCATTCCGCGGTCGCCGGCGTTCGACGACACGCTGGCGTTCGTGCGGAGCGGCTACCTCTACGGCACCCGCCGCTTCCGCACGCTCGGCGCCGACGCCTTCGAGGCGCGGCTCGGCGGCAGGAAGGCGGTCGTCGTGCACGGCCGGGAGGCGGCATCCGTCTTCTACGAGGGCGACCGGTTCTCCCGCGAACGCGCGATGCCGACCTCCGTGCAGCACCTGCTGCAAGACGAGGGCAGCGTGCAGGCCCTCGAAGGTCTGGCGCATCACCACCGCAAGTCGATGTTCATGCGGATGCTCGACGAGCCCCACGTGCTGCGCCTCGTCGACGAGTTCGACCTCCAGTGGGCGCGCGTGCGCGCCGAGCATGCGGGCCACACCGTGCCCCTGTACGACCTCGGCAACCTCGTGCTCACGCGCGCCGCGCTCGCGTGGGCGGGCGTCCCGGCCGGCACGGTCGACGACCGCGAGCTCGCCGGGCGCCTGGCCGCGATGGTCGACGCGGCCGCGACAATCGGGGCCCCGAACTGGATCGCCCGGAGTCGACGGCGGCGAGCCGAGGCCTGGGCGGCGGCGCTGGTCGCCGACGTGCGCGCCGGCACGGTCGAGGCCGGCGAGCACACCGCCATCCGCATGATCGCCGACGGCTCGGATCACCACGGCGCGCCCCTGCCCGAGGAGGTTGCGGCGGTCGAGGTCCTCAACGTGCTGCGCCCGATCGTCGCCGTCAGCCGGTTCCTCGTCTTCGCCGTGCACGCGCTGCACACCCATCCCGCATGGGAGCCGGTGCTCGCCGAAGATGCCGCGGCCGCGACCCGGTTCGCGAACGAGGTGCGCCGGTTCTACCCGTTCTTCCCCGTCATCGCCGGCACGGCGCGGCGTGACTTCGACTGGCACGGCCGCAACTTCGAACCCGGGGAGCGCGTCATCCTCGACCTGTACGCCACGAACCACGACCCGCGGAACTGGGCGGAGCCGCGCCGGTTCCTCCCGGAGCGGTTCGAGCGTTGGGACGGCGACCCCAACACCCTCGTGCCGCAGGGCGGCGGCGACGCCGCGACCGGGCACCGCTGCCCGGGCGAGGCAGCCACGATCGCGCTCACGGCGCGATTCGCGCGCCTCGCCGCGTCGCGGCCGTTCGAGGTGCCCGAGCAGGACCTGCGCATCAGCCTCCGGCACATCCCCGCGCTGCCGATGGACCGGATGCGTGTCACGATGCGAGCTTGA
- a CDS encoding CDGSH iron-sulfur domain-containing protein produces MSRAAGDAPSAGPTSITACPDGPLIARGPIELVDEHGDPIERRRRTIALCRCGASAIRPFCDGSHRTVGFRTERPARTPAVIVPEPIVDEEPDAASA; encoded by the coding sequence ATGAGCCGCGCGGCCGGCGACGCGCCATCCGCGGGTCCCACCTCCATCACGGCGTGTCCCGACGGACCCCTCATCGCGCGCGGGCCCATCGAGCTCGTCGACGAGCACGGCGACCCGATCGAACGTCGCCGCCGGACGATCGCGCTCTGCCGCTGCGGCGCGTCGGCGATCCGGCCGTTCTGCGACGGCTCCCACCGCACGGTCGGCTTCCGCACCGAGCGGCCCGCGCGGACCCCGGCCGTGATCGTGCCCGAACCGATCGTCGACGAGGAGCCCGACGCGGCGAGCGCCTGA
- a CDS encoding iron-containing redox enzyme family protein, whose amino-acid sequence MTLTDARTPVEHLDPMRPMATPSPRGPLSAALIRLMQHTRLAGLDLVEASATGALTRTREVLDDDDIQLALFLLYELQYGGVEGVPDAWEWEPRLLKVRLDLERAFELALRRTVPQPIATRGVPEALVELVSRDDAPGLSAWVETDATEPQVREMLACRSISTLKEADPYSWAIPRLHGRAKVALVEIQADEYGGGRPERQHAELFAAALRAAGLDDRYGAYADHVPARVYTSINLISFFGLHRRWRGAAVGHLAAYEMTSTQPCRAYARGLRRLGFADDVVEYFDEHVEADAVHEQLAARDLAGGLAETEPGLVDDLLFGASACLTVDGRLWGGVRAAFERGESALRMPLP is encoded by the coding sequence GTGACGTTGACCGACGCTCGGACGCCAGTCGAGCACCTCGACCCCATGCGACCCATGGCGACGCCGTCGCCGCGCGGCCCGCTCAGCGCGGCGCTCATCCGGCTCATGCAGCACACCCGCCTGGCCGGGCTCGACCTCGTCGAGGCGAGCGCGACCGGAGCGCTCACCCGCACCCGCGAGGTGCTCGATGACGACGACATCCAGCTCGCGCTCTTCCTGCTCTACGAACTCCAGTACGGCGGCGTCGAAGGCGTCCCCGACGCATGGGAGTGGGAGCCTCGCCTACTCAAGGTGCGGCTCGACCTCGAGCGCGCGTTCGAGCTCGCGCTCCGGCGTACGGTGCCGCAACCGATCGCGACGCGCGGCGTGCCCGAGGCGCTCGTCGAGCTCGTCTCGCGCGACGACGCACCGGGGCTCTCGGCGTGGGTGGAGACCGACGCGACCGAGCCGCAGGTGCGCGAGATGCTCGCGTGCCGCTCGATCTCCACGCTCAAGGAGGCCGACCCGTACTCGTGGGCCATCCCGCGGCTGCACGGTCGCGCCAAGGTCGCGCTCGTCGAGATCCAGGCCGACGAGTACGGCGGCGGCCGGCCCGAGCGCCAGCACGCGGAGCTCTTCGCGGCCGCGCTGCGCGCCGCGGGCCTCGACGATCGCTACGGCGCGTACGCCGACCACGTGCCGGCGCGCGTGTACACGTCGATCAACCTCATCTCGTTCTTCGGGCTGCACCGCCGCTGGCGCGGCGCCGCCGTCGGCCATCTCGCCGCGTACGAGATGACCTCGACGCAGCCGTGCCGCGCCTACGCGCGCGGTCTGCGCCGCCTCGGCTTCGCCGACGACGTGGTCGAGTACTTCGACGAGCACGTCGAAGCCGACGCGGTGCACGAGCAGCTCGCCGCGCGCGACCTCGCCGGCGGACTCGCCGAGACGGAGCCCGGACTCGTCGACGACCTGCTCTTCGGCGCCTCGGCGTGCCTGACCGTCGACGGGCGGCTCTGGGGCGGCGTCCGCGCCGCGTTCGAGCGCGGCGAATCGGCGCTGCGGATGCCGCTGCCATGA
- a CDS encoding trans-sulfuration enzyme family protein — protein MTAEHETSAAQDTAHDEAHDGLHPDTLAVHVGRPAREPDAPMSTPVHLSSTYHAGGPAAYGRYGNPSWAAFEAALGALEGGACVSFASGMAAISAVLDLVPTGGTVVAPRHSYTGTIGLLDDLAATRDATVRYVDVTDTKAVTDAAVGADLVWIESPTNPALEVADLDAIGRAARAAGALFAVDNTFATPLLQRPLESGADLVVHSATKSISGHSDVIMGAVIARDTVLRDRIEGRRRLHGAIPGPMESFLALRGLRTLPVRLERAQATAQALVERLTGHPALDEVRYPGFGAIISIVVTGGADAAERVAESTRVWVHSTSLGGVESQLERRRRWPAEAETIPDGLLRLSVGLEHADDLVRDLDQALHAAAPPIAVD, from the coding sequence ATGACCGCCGAGCACGAGACATCCGCAGCGCAGGACACCGCGCACGACGAGGCGCACGACGGCCTGCACCCCGACACGCTCGCCGTGCACGTGGGCCGGCCCGCCCGCGAGCCCGACGCGCCGATGAGCACGCCCGTGCACCTCTCGTCGACCTACCACGCGGGTGGGCCGGCGGCCTACGGCCGCTACGGCAACCCGTCATGGGCGGCGTTCGAAGCGGCCCTCGGCGCCCTCGAAGGCGGAGCATGCGTCTCGTTCGCGTCGGGCATGGCCGCGATCTCGGCCGTGCTCGATCTCGTGCCCACCGGCGGCACCGTCGTCGCGCCGCGGCACTCGTACACCGGCACCATCGGGCTGCTCGACGACCTCGCCGCCACGCGCGACGCGACCGTCCGATACGTCGACGTGACCGACACGAAAGCCGTGACGGATGCCGCGGTCGGCGCCGACCTCGTCTGGATCGAGTCGCCCACCAACCCGGCCCTCGAGGTCGCCGACCTCGACGCGATCGGTCGCGCCGCGCGCGCGGCGGGTGCGCTGTTCGCGGTCGACAACACGTTCGCGACTCCGCTCCTGCAGCGCCCGCTCGAGTCGGGCGCCGACCTCGTCGTGCACTCGGCGACCAAGTCGATCTCGGGCCACAGCGACGTCATCATGGGCGCCGTGATCGCGCGCGACACTGTTCTGCGCGACCGCATCGAGGGCCGGAGGCGCCTGCACGGCGCCATCCCGGGCCCGATGGAGAGCTTCCTCGCCCTCCGCGGACTGCGCACGCTCCCCGTGCGGCTCGAGCGCGCCCAGGCGACGGCGCAGGCGCTCGTCGAACGCCTGACCGGCCACCCCGCGCTCGACGAGGTGCGCTACCCGGGCTTCGGCGCGATCATCTCGATCGTCGTCACGGGCGGGGCGGATGCCGCGGAGCGGGTCGCCGAGTCGACCCGGGTGTGGGTGCACTCGACGAGCCTCGGCGGGGTCGAGTCGCAACTCGAGCGACGCCGTCGCTGGCCGGCCGAGGCTGAGACGATCCCCGACGGGCTGCTGCGCCTCTCGGTCGGGCTCGAGCACGCGGACGACCTCGTGCGCGACCTCGACCAGGCGCTCCACGCCGCCGCGCCCCCGATCGCGGTCGACTGA
- a CDS encoding PIN domain-containing protein: protein MTTYLVDNSIWQRAGTSAAIADRLRALSPNHLIITCPPQVLEYCHSARDPREYAELREDMEQLLPAWEHPDEQDALDIQQALWDKGLIRAAAAFDCLIAAYAVVNDAVILNSDRDFGYVELATDGGVRQEYVPA, encoded by the coding sequence GTGACGACGTATCTCGTCGACAACAGCATCTGGCAGCGGGCCGGGACGAGCGCGGCGATCGCCGACAGGCTCAGAGCACTGTCGCCGAACCACCTCATCATCACCTGCCCTCCCCAGGTGCTCGAGTACTGCCACTCGGCGAGGGATCCCCGCGAGTACGCCGAGCTCCGAGAGGACATGGAACAGCTGCTCCCGGCGTGGGAGCACCCCGACGAGCAGGACGCCCTCGACATCCAGCAGGCACTCTGGGACAAGGGACTCATCCGCGCCGCAGCAGCATTCGACTGCCTCATCGCCGCCTATGCCGTCGTCAATGATGCCGTGATCCTGAACTCCGACCGCGACTTCGGGTACGTCGAACTCGCTACCGACGGCGGAGTCCGACAGGAGTACGTTCCAGCCTGA
- a CDS encoding type II toxin-antitoxin system VapB family antitoxin — MAVTSIDIDPDELRQAKELAGTSSNRETVDLALRTLIAVRRQPAAVERIIGRRFEPDQIDAPTIAPTVTPT; from the coding sequence ATGGCCGTCACATCCATCGACATCGATCCCGACGAGCTGAGGCAGGCCAAGGAGTTGGCCGGCACTTCCTCCAATCGCGAGACCGTTGACCTCGCGTTGCGCACGCTGATCGCCGTTCGCCGTCAACCGGCTGCCGTCGAGCGCATCATCGGGCGCAGGTTCGAACCCGACCAGATCGACGCGCCGACCATCGCGCCGACGGTGACGCCCACGTGA
- a CDS encoding type II toxin-antitoxin system PemK/MazF family toxin — MIAWASLEPVRDREQGGHRPVLVIASAGYLDAVTTLAIVLPITTTDRGWPNHVRVDGHIGLDRPSWIMTEQPRTLSRDRLTKVSGQVSSDCLAAVRMWLGDFLDL, encoded by the coding sequence ATGATCGCTTGGGCATCGCTCGAGCCGGTTCGTGATCGGGAGCAGGGTGGACACCGTCCCGTGCTGGTCATCGCCTCGGCCGGATACCTGGACGCGGTCACGACCCTCGCGATCGTGCTGCCGATCACAACCACTGATCGCGGATGGCCCAACCACGTCCGGGTCGACGGGCATATCGGTCTCGATCGGCCGTCATGGATCATGACCGAGCAACCGCGAACCCTCTCGCGTGACCGGCTCACGAAGGTCTCGGGTCAGGTATCCAGCGACTGCCTCGCAGCCGTGCGGATGTGGCTCGGCGACTTCCTCGACCTCTGA
- a CDS encoding DNA-3-methyladenine glycosylase family protein codes for MTPDDALDWRAPHETHVVSTLGVLRRGPGDPTFALAADGAVWRTTLTDEGAATMRVLQRGPDLVRVEAWGPGAGAAVALAPSMLGERDDTTGFRTGLDVLDDAHRRNAGWRVARTARVMESLVPAILEQKVITLQAHASWRRLVQKFGSAAPGPVPRPMRVVPSAGGWRAIPVWEWHRAGVDPKRAATIQRVAASAERIEEAAEFSHADAAARLTYFPGIGAWTAAEVAQRALGDPDAVSLGDYHLANYVGHALHGRDMTDDEMLDALAPWAGQRYRVIRLLMAAGLRGRPRRGARMAFVDHTGY; via the coding sequence GTGACCCCCGACGATGCGCTCGACTGGCGCGCCCCGCACGAGACGCACGTCGTGTCGACGCTCGGCGTGCTGCGGCGCGGCCCGGGCGACCCGACGTTCGCGCTCGCGGCGGATGGCGCGGTGTGGCGCACGACGCTGACCGACGAGGGCGCGGCGACCATGCGCGTCCTCCAGCGCGGGCCCGATCTCGTGCGGGTCGAGGCCTGGGGCCCGGGTGCCGGCGCGGCCGTCGCGCTCGCGCCGTCGATGCTGGGCGAACGCGACGACACCACCGGCTTCCGCACCGGCCTCGACGTGCTCGACGACGCGCATCGCCGCAACGCCGGATGGCGCGTGGCCCGCACGGCCCGCGTCATGGAGTCGCTCGTGCCCGCCATCCTCGAGCAGAAGGTCATCACGCTGCAGGCGCACGCGTCGTGGCGGCGGCTCGTGCAGAAGTTCGGCTCCGCAGCACCCGGCCCGGTGCCGCGACCCATGCGGGTGGTACCGTCGGCGGGCGGATGGCGCGCCATCCCGGTGTGGGAATGGCATCGCGCCGGCGTCGACCCGAAGCGCGCCGCCACGATCCAGCGCGTCGCCGCCTCCGCCGAACGCATCGAGGAGGCGGCCGAGTTCTCGCACGCCGACGCCGCCGCACGGCTGACGTACTTCCCGGGCATCGGCGCGTGGACCGCCGCCGAGGTGGCGCAGCGCGCGCTCGGCGATCCCGACGCGGTCTCGCTCGGCGACTACCACCTCGCGAACTACGTCGGTCACGCCCTGCACGGCCGTGACATGACCGACGACGAGATGCTCGACGCGCTCGCGCCCTGGGCCGGGCAGCGCTACCGCGTCATCCGCCTGCTCATGGCCGCGGGGCTCCGCGGCCGACCGCGCCGCGGCGCCCGCATGGCGTTCGTCGACCACACCGGGTACTGA
- a CDS encoding GNAT family N-acetyltransferase, translating into MAGEPGTNTVRDAVADDAGTVGRLLYDFNVEFESPTPDAETFARRFRPLLDRPDVIVALAEGETGEPTGFAYLTLRPTPYYDGRLAQLEELYVVPGLRDRGIGTALLTHAIDGVRARGAHEVHINVDEIDADTRRFYERHGFRNIEPGTDYRMLCYIREL; encoded by the coding sequence ATGGCGGGCGAGCCGGGAACCAACACCGTGAGGGACGCCGTGGCGGATGACGCGGGCACCGTCGGTCGCCTGCTGTACGACTTCAACGTCGAGTTCGAGAGCCCGACGCCCGACGCCGAGACGTTCGCACGACGTTTCAGGCCCCTGCTCGACCGGCCAGACGTGATCGTCGCCCTCGCCGAAGGCGAGACCGGCGAGCCGACCGGGTTCGCGTACCTCACGCTTCGCCCGACCCCGTACTACGACGGACGGCTCGCCCAGCTCGAGGAGCTCTACGTCGTGCCCGGCCTGCGCGACCGGGGCATCGGCACGGCGCTGCTCACGCACGCGATCGACGGGGTCCGCGCGCGCGGCGCCCACGAGGTGCACATCAACGTCGACGAGATCGACGCCGACACCCGCCGGTTCTACGAGCGCCACGGCTTCCGCAACATCGAGCCCGGAACGGACTACCGCATGCTCTGCTACATCCGCGAGCTCTGA